A window from Drosophila subobscura isolate 14011-0131.10 chromosome O, UCBerk_Dsub_1.0, whole genome shotgun sequence encodes these proteins:
- the LOC117898232 gene encoding uncharacterized protein LOC117898232 isoform X3 → MSGIIYYLTYALGLAIAATYGHEASIYCNDCSAANVNCKISEFGRSCRALPPDYSNSSATDLGAYNPLEHGHSSSNLAGCIPEDLVTENHYFCCTWSKELGCQQIKFTTHHLFVQCNWCVPEKVPARKEDYHRCPCNKCPGELCDGTCLIALGLSFYGVFKRSLFSA, encoded by the exons ATGTCTGGAATTATCTACTACCTCACATACGCGCTTGGCTTGGCTATCGCTGCCACTTATGGCCACGAAGCGAGCATTTATTGCAACGACTGTTCGGCAGCAAATGTAAATTGTAAAATCAGTGAATTTGGACGCAGTTGCAGGGCCCTGCCCCCTgactacagcaacagcagtgccACAGATTTGGGAGCTTATAATCCTCTGGAGCATGGCCACAGTAGCAGCAATCTAGCCGGCTGCATTCCAGAAG ACCTCGTTACAGAGAATCACTACTTCTGTTGCACTTGGTCCAAGGAGCTTGGCTGTCAGCAGATCAAATTCACGACCCACCACCTCTTTGTGCAGTGCAATTGGTGTGTGCCCGAGAAGGTGCCCGCCAGAAAGGAAGATTATCATCGTTGTCCCTGCAACAAATGCCCTGGGGAACTGTGCGACGGCACCTGTCTCATTGCGCTTGGCCTTTCCTTCTATGGTGTTTTCAAACGCTCTTTGTTTTCCGCTTAA
- the LOC117898232 gene encoding uncharacterized protein LOC117898232 isoform X2: MSGIIYYLTYALGLAIAATYGHEASIYCNDCSAANVNCKISEFGRSCRALPPDYSNSSATDLGAYNPLEHGHSSSNLAGCIPEGMNVRENHYFCCTWSKELGCQQIKFTTHHLFVQCNWCVPEKVPARKEDYHRCPCNKCPGELCDGTCLIALGLSFYGVFKRSLFSA; the protein is encoded by the exons ATGTCTGGAATTATCTACTACCTCACATACGCGCTTGGCTTGGCTATCGCTGCCACTTATGGCCACGAAGCGAGCATTTATTGCAACGACTGTTCGGCAGCAAATGTAAATTGTAAAATCAGTGAATTTGGACGCAGTTGCAGGGCCCTGCCCCCTgactacagcaacagcagtgccACAGATTTGGGAGCTTATAATCCTCTGGAGCATGGCCACAGTAGCAGCAATCTAGCCGGCTGCATTCCAGAAGGTATGAATGTACGag AGAATCACTACTTCTGTTGCACTTGGTCCAAGGAGCTTGGCTGTCAGCAGATCAAATTCACGACCCACCACCTCTTTGTGCAGTGCAATTGGTGTGTGCCCGAGAAGGTGCCCGCCAGAAAGGAAGATTATCATCGTTGTCCCTGCAACAAATGCCCTGGGGAACTGTGCGACGGCACCTGTCTCATTGCGCTTGGCCTTTCCTTCTATGGTGTTTTCAAACGCTCTTTGTTTTCCGCTTAA
- the LOC117898232 gene encoding uncharacterized protein LOC117898232 isoform X1, whose protein sequence is MSGIIYYLTYALGLAIAATYGHEASIYCNDCSAANVNCKISEFGRSCRALPPDYSNSSATDLGAYNPLEHGHSSSNLAGCIPEGMNVRDLVTENHYFCCTWSKELGCQQIKFTTHHLFVQCNWCVPEKVPARKEDYHRCPCNKCPGELCDGTCLIALGLSFYGVFKRSLFSA, encoded by the exons ATGTCTGGAATTATCTACTACCTCACATACGCGCTTGGCTTGGCTATCGCTGCCACTTATGGCCACGAAGCGAGCATTTATTGCAACGACTGTTCGGCAGCAAATGTAAATTGTAAAATCAGTGAATTTGGACGCAGTTGCAGGGCCCTGCCCCCTgactacagcaacagcagtgccACAGATTTGGGAGCTTATAATCCTCTGGAGCATGGCCACAGTAGCAGCAATCTAGCCGGCTGCATTCCAGAAGGTATGAATGTACGag ACCTCGTTACAGAGAATCACTACTTCTGTTGCACTTGGTCCAAGGAGCTTGGCTGTCAGCAGATCAAATTCACGACCCACCACCTCTTTGTGCAGTGCAATTGGTGTGTGCCCGAGAAGGTGCCCGCCAGAAAGGAAGATTATCATCGTTGTCCCTGCAACAAATGCCCTGGGGAACTGTGCGACGGCACCTGTCTCATTGCGCTTGGCCTTTCCTTCTATGGTGTTTTCAAACGCTCTTTGTTTTCCGCTTAA
- the LOC117898232 gene encoding uncharacterized protein LOC117898232 isoform X4, producing the protein MSGIIYYLTYALGLAIAATYGHEASIYCNDCSAANVNCKISEFGRSCRALPPDYSNSSATDLGAYNPLEHGHSSSNLAGCIPEENHYFCCTWSKELGCQQIKFTTHHLFVQCNWCVPEKVPARKEDYHRCPCNKCPGELCDGTCLIALGLSFYGVFKRSLFSA; encoded by the exons ATGTCTGGAATTATCTACTACCTCACATACGCGCTTGGCTTGGCTATCGCTGCCACTTATGGCCACGAAGCGAGCATTTATTGCAACGACTGTTCGGCAGCAAATGTAAATTGTAAAATCAGTGAATTTGGACGCAGTTGCAGGGCCCTGCCCCCTgactacagcaacagcagtgccACAGATTTGGGAGCTTATAATCCTCTGGAGCATGGCCACAGTAGCAGCAATCTAGCCGGCTGCATTCCAGAAG AGAATCACTACTTCTGTTGCACTTGGTCCAAGGAGCTTGGCTGTCAGCAGATCAAATTCACGACCCACCACCTCTTTGTGCAGTGCAATTGGTGTGTGCCCGAGAAGGTGCCCGCCAGAAAGGAAGATTATCATCGTTGTCCCTGCAACAAATGCCCTGGGGAACTGTGCGACGGCACCTGTCTCATTGCGCTTGGCCTTTCCTTCTATGGTGTTTTCAAACGCTCTTTGTTTTCCGCTTAA